One genomic segment of Polynucleobacter sp. MWH-UH2A includes these proteins:
- the lgt gene encoding prolipoprotein diacylglyceryl transferase: protein MLIHPQFDPAAIRIGSFAIHWYGLMYLMAFAQFLLLGRLRIRAPRYQALGWTYKDLEDLLFAGVLGVVLGGRIGYTLFYMPGFYFSHPLNILKIWEGGMSFHGGLLGVLIALLWFAKKKGTQFFVVSDLVAPLVPFGLAFGRLGNFINGELWGRPTDLPWAMVFPLVDSVPRHPSQIYQLLGEGVLLGLVLWIYASKPRRVGQISGLFLLGYGLCRFLAEYAREPDAFLGLLGLGLSMGQWLCVPMIVFGIYLIQRRSASLAT, encoded by the coding sequence TCACTGGTATGGGTTGATGTATCTCATGGCATTTGCCCAATTCTTATTGCTAGGTCGTTTGCGTATTCGCGCGCCACGTTATCAAGCCTTGGGTTGGACCTATAAAGATTTAGAGGATTTACTGTTTGCTGGCGTCTTGGGCGTAGTGCTAGGAGGCCGCATTGGTTACACCTTGTTCTATATGCCTGGGTTTTATTTTTCACACCCGCTGAATATATTGAAGATCTGGGAAGGCGGTATGTCTTTCCATGGCGGCCTCTTGGGAGTGTTAATTGCTTTGCTTTGGTTCGCAAAAAAGAAGGGTACGCAATTTTTTGTTGTGAGTGATTTGGTTGCTCCCTTAGTTCCGTTTGGATTGGCTTTCGGGCGCCTTGGTAACTTTATTAATGGTGAGCTTTGGGGCAGGCCAACAGATTTGCCTTGGGCGATGGTATTCCCTTTGGTAGATTCCGTGCCGCGTCACCCATCGCAAATTTATCAATTACTGGGTGAGGGTGTCTTACTTGGTTTAGTTTTATGGATCTACGCAAGCAAGCCTAGAAGAGTGGGGCAAATCTCAGGTCTGTTCTTGCTGGGCTATGGTTTGTGCCGCTTTTTGGCGGAATACGCTAGAGAGCCTGATGCTTTTCTAGGCCTCTTGGGTCTTGGCTTATCTATGGGTCAGTGGCTTTGCGTGCCGATGATCGTGTTTGGTATCTATCTAATACAACGCCGGTCGGCGTCTTTGGCTACATAA
- a CDS encoding malonyl-CoA decarboxylase domain-containing protein → MLEKLAKARYFSRVTGAVNRLISERGESNALSMADDVFNNYRKLTKDQHLKFFTFLFEKLNPDPAAVVAAAQNFSSEASARNYIKLQRVTEPPRQELFRRLNRATNGTADLVAMRRDLLQLLDKQPELTAVDFDLRHLLSSWFNPGFLKMHQVDWKSPAEVLEKLIQHEAVHAIDGWDDLRRRLQPDRRCFAFFHPQLPNEPLIFVEVALLPEIPAVITPLVDKKAETVHQTSQYKVAAFYSISNCEPGLRGVSMGNFLIKRVAEKLHAEFPGIKTFVTLSPIPGFMDWVAAGADISDEKTGVQLKPAVRLAREQSLEVLDLAKRSWAERLSAGWHPDSATEKEKSALLCLASIYLALGSAGRNGNPVAKFHLGNGAKLHQINWAGDLSRKGLRQSASLMVNYLYDLSSVEENHERFTHGEIDYSRAVGRLMQL, encoded by the coding sequence ATGCTTGAAAAGCTAGCAAAAGCGCGATATTTCTCACGAGTCACTGGTGCGGTAAATCGTCTGATTTCCGAGCGAGGTGAGTCAAACGCCTTGAGCATGGCTGATGACGTCTTTAATAACTATCGCAAACTCACTAAAGATCAGCATCTTAAGTTTTTTACTTTCTTATTCGAGAAATTAAATCCAGACCCTGCTGCTGTAGTGGCAGCAGCGCAAAACTTTTCTAGTGAGGCTAGTGCGCGTAACTATATTAAGTTGCAACGCGTGACTGAGCCACCACGACAAGAATTATTTCGTCGCCTCAATCGTGCAACCAATGGAACTGCCGACTTAGTTGCAATGCGTCGTGATTTATTGCAACTCTTAGATAAGCAGCCTGAGTTGACTGCGGTGGATTTTGATTTGCGTCATCTCTTATCTTCTTGGTTTAACCCCGGCTTTCTGAAAATGCATCAGGTGGACTGGAAGTCCCCAGCAGAAGTCTTGGAAAAGTTGATTCAGCATGAGGCAGTTCATGCCATTGACGGTTGGGATGATCTGCGCAGGCGCCTGCAGCCTGACCGTCGTTGTTTTGCTTTCTTTCACCCACAGTTGCCCAATGAGCCATTGATCTTCGTTGAGGTCGCTCTGCTCCCTGAAATTCCTGCAGTCATTACCCCTTTGGTGGATAAAAAAGCGGAGACTGTGCACCAAACCTCTCAATACAAAGTTGCTGCCTTCTACTCCATTAGTAACTGCGAACCCGGTTTACGTGGCGTCTCGATGGGGAATTTCTTAATTAAGCGCGTCGCCGAGAAATTGCATGCCGAATTCCCTGGAATTAAAACCTTTGTAACACTTTCTCCTATTCCAGGATTTATGGACTGGGTTGCTGCGGGCGCTGATATTAGTGATGAGAAAACGGGCGTGCAATTAAAGCCAGCCGTTCGATTAGCTCGAGAGCAATCTTTGGAGGTGTTAGATCTTGCTAAGCGATCCTGGGCTGAGCGACTGAGTGCTGGATGGCATCCCGATTCCGCGACAGAAAAAGAAAAGTCCGCTTTGCTTTGTCTTGCCAGTATTTATTTGGCCTTGGGATCAGCTGGCAGAAACGGTAATCCAGTAGCTAAATTTCATTTGGGTAATGGCGCTAAATTGCATCAAATTAATTGGGCGGGGGATTTATCGCGCAAAGGCTTGCGCCAATCAGCCTCTTTGATGGTCAATTATTTATATGATCTCTCTTCTGTTGAAGAGAATCATGAGCGATTTACTCATGGAGAAATTGATTATTCACGTGCGGTAGGGCGTTTAATGCAGTTGTAA
- a CDS encoding tripartite tricarboxylate transporter substrate binding protein — MKYLTLMTWFKKVLLIACLTPMVAIAQDWPNKPITFIVPFPAGGGTDAFARPLAAQLTKQLGKQIVIDNRGGAGGTLGASIAAKAAPDGYTFFMGAAHHAIAPAMYPALDYDIEKSFVPVAMVANPPQVIVVNPKNVQVRSLKEFIDLLKKNPGKFNYASAGNGSSHHLAGEQFKMLTKTFITHIPYRGAGPAMQDLIAGQVDVEFDGLGSSAAQIKNGSIVALAVASQKRAPGFPSIPTAAEAGLVGYEVSTWYGLFAPKGTPQPIIDKMIVEVQKAINTPDLKTIWTNNGSDTPNMSGDAFGKFVAADIKRWAAVAKASGAKLD; from the coding sequence ATGAAGTATTTAACATTAATGACCTGGTTTAAAAAGGTTCTGCTAATTGCGTGTTTGACCCCTATGGTCGCAATCGCGCAAGATTGGCCAAATAAGCCCATTACATTTATTGTTCCTTTCCCTGCTGGCGGGGGAACAGATGCTTTTGCAAGACCCTTAGCGGCGCAATTGACAAAACAGTTGGGCAAACAAATTGTGATTGATAACCGTGGTGGTGCCGGTGGCACATTGGGTGCCTCAATCGCAGCAAAAGCAGCGCCAGATGGTTATACATTCTTTATGGGCGCCGCTCACCATGCGATTGCTCCTGCTATGTACCCCGCATTGGATTACGACATCGAAAAGAGTTTTGTTCCTGTGGCAATGGTTGCTAATCCACCGCAGGTAATCGTGGTGAATCCTAAGAATGTACAAGTCAGAAGCCTGAAAGAATTTATTGATCTGCTGAAAAAGAATCCAGGTAAATTTAATTACGCTAGTGCTGGAAATGGCTCCTCTCACCATTTGGCTGGGGAGCAATTTAAGATGCTGACGAAAACTTTCATTACGCATATTCCTTACCGCGGCGCTGGGCCCGCAATGCAGGATCTGATTGCGGGGCAGGTTGATGTCGAGTTTGACGGACTAGGATCATCTGCAGCGCAGATTAAGAATGGCTCAATTGTTGCTTTAGCAGTTGCATCTCAAAAGCGTGCTCCTGGCTTTCCTTCAATTCCTACTGCGGCTGAAGCGGGTTTAGTCGGTTATGAGGTTTCCACTTGGTATGGTCTATTTGCTCCAAAGGGAACACCACAGCCAATTATTGACAAAATGATTGTTGAAGTACAAAAAGCAATTAATACCCCTGACTTGAAAACAATCTGGACTAACAATGGCTCAGATACTCCGAATATGTCAGGCGATGCTTTTGGCAAATTTGTGGCAGCTGACATTAAACGTTGGGCGGCTGTAGCAAAAGCATCGGGTGCGAAATTAGATTAA
- a CDS encoding malonyl-CoA synthase — protein sequence MNLYSVLEKGFPKDKSACAIETHDGLYYSWSDLERATAKLANLLKSLKLPAGARVAVQVEKSPEALFLYLATIRAGYVYLPLNTAYQAAEMQYFIENAEPALVVCSSKNYSWVSKVASKAGTKHVLTLDDDRTGSLLERAGKLSDVFKTVATKDDDLAAILYTSGTTGRSKGAMLTHKNLYSNAQVLQKYWGWIKGDVLLHALPIFHVHGLFVAAHGALINGSKMIWLPRLDVSQLIHHMPKSTVLMGVPTFYVRLLADKGFTKKVTRNMRLFISGSAPLLTETFNTFKKVIGQPILERYGMSETVMLVSNPYKGARVGGSVGLPLPGVKVRVVNENNKPCGVNEIGSIQVKGPNIFKGYWRMPEKTAEEFTKDGWFKTGDVGRWGGEANGGKAPNDYLCIVGRSKDLIISGGYNVYPKEIEGFIDDMDGVDESAVIGIPHPDFGEAVMAIVVPKKGAKLNSEAMIATLKTQIANFKIPKRLEIVADLPRNAMGKVQKNILRQQYSS from the coding sequence ATGAATTTGTATTCAGTATTGGAAAAAGGCTTTCCAAAAGATAAATCAGCCTGCGCGATTGAAACCCATGATGGTTTGTATTACTCCTGGAGTGATTTAGAGCGTGCTACTGCCAAGCTGGCAAATTTATTAAAGAGCTTGAAGCTCCCGGCTGGTGCTCGAGTCGCAGTCCAGGTTGAGAAATCTCCGGAAGCTCTCTTCTTATATTTGGCAACCATCCGTGCTGGTTATGTTTATTTGCCGCTCAATACCGCTTATCAAGCAGCTGAGATGCAATATTTCATTGAGAATGCTGAGCCTGCATTAGTGGTGTGCAGTAGCAAGAACTATTCCTGGGTATCGAAAGTTGCTTCTAAAGCGGGAACCAAACATGTTCTCACCTTAGATGATGATCGTACGGGTAGCTTGCTCGAGCGTGCGGGTAAGTTGAGCGATGTATTTAAGACAGTTGCCACTAAAGATGATGATTTGGCTGCCATCCTGTATACCTCTGGTACTACAGGGCGTAGCAAAGGCGCGATGTTGACCCACAAGAACTTGTATAGCAATGCCCAGGTATTGCAAAAGTATTGGGGTTGGATAAAAGGCGATGTACTTTTGCATGCTTTGCCTATTTTCCACGTACACGGTCTTTTTGTGGCGGCACATGGTGCATTGATCAACGGTAGCAAGATGATTTGGTTACCACGCTTAGACGTATCGCAGTTAATCCATCACATGCCAAAGTCCACTGTATTAATGGGTGTACCCACTTTCTATGTGCGCCTGTTGGCTGATAAAGGATTTACGAAGAAGGTAACCCGCAATATGCGCCTGTTTATTTCAGGATCTGCACCATTGCTGACTGAAACCTTTAATACCTTCAAAAAGGTGATTGGACAGCCGATATTGGAGCGCTACGGCATGAGTGAGACCGTGATGTTGGTTTCCAATCCATACAAAGGTGCACGTGTAGGCGGCTCTGTTGGTTTGCCATTGCCGGGCGTGAAGGTGCGTGTAGTCAATGAAAACAATAAGCCCTGTGGTGTAAATGAAATCGGCAGCATTCAGGTAAAAGGCCCAAATATATTTAAGGGCTACTGGCGTATGCCGGAAAAGACCGCAGAAGAATTTACTAAGGACGGTTGGTTTAAGACTGGTGACGTAGGTCGCTGGGGCGGAGAAGCAAATGGCGGCAAAGCTCCAAACGATTACTTATGCATCGTTGGTCGTAGTAAAGACTTGATTATTTCTGGTGGATACAACGTATATCCAAAAGAAATTGAAGGCTTTATTGATGATATGGATGGCGTTGATGAGAGCGCCGTGATCGGTATTCCGCATCCTGATTTTGGTGAAGCAGTTATGGCAATCGTTGTGCCTAAGAAGGGCGCTAAATTAAATTCCGAAGCGATGATCGCCACTCTAAAAACTCAGATTGCGAACTTTAAGATACCTAAGCGCTTGGAGATTGTTGCAGATTTACCTCGTAATGCGATGGGTAAAGTGCAGAAGAATATTCTGCGCCAGCAATACAGTAGTTAA
- a CDS encoding sulfite exporter TauE/SafE family protein, translating into MLLSDILMLMLCGSISGFLAGLLGIGGGMILVPFMILVFNHLGFNQEVIVHMAIATGMATILFTTSSAIWAHHKHGSIDWKLVAALSPGMVFGGLIGGSELFEALKTSWLSLFFAIFIVYTSIQMLLNKKPTAGRDLPGVIGLFSFGAFAGALASLVGAGGAFITVPFMLWCNVKPHTAMATSSGLGLPVAMAATLGYMYGSWGNPNLPEGSMGFVYLPAVACIVIVSIFTAPFGAKMARKLNVAQLKRVFGIMLFFLAAFMFNESRKAFGF; encoded by the coding sequence ATGTTACTAAGCGATATCTTGATGCTGATGCTTTGCGGAAGCATCTCTGGATTTTTAGCGGGACTTCTGGGCATTGGTGGCGGCATGATCTTGGTGCCGTTCATGATCCTTGTTTTTAATCACCTCGGCTTTAATCAAGAGGTGATTGTGCACATGGCTATTGCTACAGGCATGGCTACGATTTTGTTTACTACCTCTTCAGCAATTTGGGCTCACCATAAACATGGCTCAATTGATTGGAAGCTCGTTGCCGCACTTAGCCCCGGAATGGTTTTTGGTGGCCTCATTGGTGGCAGTGAATTATTTGAAGCACTTAAGACTTCTTGGCTTTCATTATTCTTTGCCATCTTCATTGTCTACACATCGATTCAGATGCTGTTGAATAAAAAACCTACCGCAGGCAGAGATCTACCTGGCGTTATTGGTCTTTTCTCCTTTGGTGCCTTCGCCGGCGCTTTAGCTAGCTTGGTTGGCGCAGGTGGCGCCTTTATTACCGTGCCATTTATGCTTTGGTGCAATGTAAAGCCCCACACAGCAATGGCAACCTCTTCAGGCCTGGGACTTCCAGTCGCAATGGCTGCAACTCTTGGTTATATGTATGGCAGCTGGGGCAACCCCAATCTTCCAGAAGGCTCAATGGGATTTGTTTATTTACCTGCAGTAGCCTGCATTGTGATCGTAAGTATCTTTACAGCCCCCTTTGGTGCCAAGATGGCCAGGAAACTGAACGTCGCTCAACTCAAACGCGTCTTTGGCATCATGCTGTTTTTCCTTGCAGCCTTCATGTTCAATGAAAGCCGCAAGGCATTTGGTTTCTAA
- a CDS encoding TonB-dependent receptor gives MKQQFSKKKIALLCGIAYSLISPSNTFAQNSQSTVIVTGSRFAENLNEVPANVNIITREEIENSSSNTIPQVLSQIGGLRVSGLNSSSLNLDASVDMGGFGPTGNSTTAVLVDGIRINPIDSGNIDWESIPIDSIERIEILQGGASVQYGNGAVGGVINIITNGGKKSINQASTTYGSWGTSINNAVFKNAVGETTYQLSANTSNTNGWRPNTAANAYSIDGKISQNLGNGDRLFFDVYYAYTNSQLASPVVGLVGSGNPLSVRPQNAGNNLTTNNSGFRQGLTKTIDENFVAELDTSYNKKTTFAYTPQADYFADAYTAGSAMNNKLQGWQLAVSPRIKANISNIGTTIVGYDFSKANQAGSNSYSPQSQSTILANQADNGGTYYNNLISDSQSATQINNSVYIIQKVPFNKIFEASGGFRRQVQQASTSSTSISAANGTVTNNQQYSANAGDVALNANYLPGQRAYIKWNQSFRFPNIDEYWGFSYGPPPNYTTTMVFSGILQPQTTQTYEIGGNWTMLGSRLTSSLFKSMTQNEISYNPATGYNYNSPYQTNRTGVLFDIASNLGTSWNIGAGGKYQKSYYANGPYSGNAIPIVPDTLLNARANYMITSNWTLGGVVNYVSNQHYDTGPSYYSASPVMPSYVVGDIFTSYKFQALEARFTIKNVGNAQYSTYGTAPSNVSSKYSYYPSEPRSIYATLKYSFN, from the coding sequence ATGAAACAGCAGTTCAGTAAGAAGAAAATTGCCTTGCTTTGTGGCATTGCATATTCACTCATAAGCCCCAGCAATACATTCGCACAAAACTCTCAGTCAACAGTCATAGTCACTGGATCACGTTTTGCAGAAAACTTAAATGAGGTGCCGGCAAATGTAAATATCATCACCCGCGAGGAAATTGAAAATTCAAGCTCGAACACAATCCCTCAAGTACTCTCACAAATTGGTGGTCTACGCGTTTCAGGATTAAATTCAAGCTCATTAAATTTAGATGCCTCGGTTGATATGGGTGGATTTGGCCCTACAGGCAACAGTACGACCGCCGTTTTGGTGGATGGCATTCGCATAAATCCTATTGACTCAGGAAACATCGATTGGGAATCCATTCCAATCGACTCCATTGAACGCATCGAAATACTTCAAGGGGGCGCCAGTGTGCAGTACGGTAACGGCGCTGTCGGTGGCGTTATAAATATCATCACTAATGGCGGCAAAAAAAGCATTAATCAGGCATCCACCACTTATGGCAGTTGGGGAACCTCCATCAATAATGCTGTTTTTAAAAATGCCGTTGGTGAGACGACTTATCAGCTCAGTGCAAATACATCAAATACAAATGGATGGAGACCCAACACCGCCGCAAACGCATATTCGATAGATGGAAAAATTTCGCAGAACCTAGGAAATGGGGATCGATTATTTTTCGATGTTTATTACGCCTATACAAACTCACAACTAGCAAGTCCAGTGGTTGGACTTGTTGGGTCTGGCAACCCACTATCAGTCCGACCACAAAATGCTGGAAATAATTTGACTACAAATAATTCAGGATTTAGACAGGGGCTTACGAAAACAATAGATGAGAATTTTGTTGCAGAGCTTGATACTTCATACAACAAAAAAACTACATTCGCTTACACACCCCAAGCAGATTACTTTGCTGACGCATATACCGCGGGCTCAGCAATGAACAATAAACTTCAAGGCTGGCAACTTGCAGTGTCACCCCGAATTAAAGCAAATATTTCCAATATAGGCACCACTATAGTTGGCTACGATTTCTCAAAAGCAAATCAAGCCGGAAGCAATAGTTACAGCCCACAATCTCAATCAACTATTCTTGCAAACCAAGCAGATAACGGAGGTACTTACTACAACAACTTAATTAGTGACTCACAAAGCGCAACTCAAATCAATAATTCAGTCTACATAATCCAAAAAGTACCTTTCAATAAGATATTCGAAGCAAGCGGTGGATTTCGAAGACAAGTACAACAAGCCTCAACATCGAGCACATCAATTTCTGCGGCGAATGGCACTGTAACCAATAATCAACAATATTCCGCCAATGCTGGAGATGTTGCATTAAATGCCAATTACCTCCCTGGCCAAAGGGCGTACATCAAATGGAATCAATCGTTTAGATTTCCAAACATTGATGAGTACTGGGGATTTTCATATGGACCACCTCCCAATTACACAACCACTATGGTTTTTAGCGGAATCCTACAACCACAAACTACCCAAACCTATGAAATTGGTGGCAACTGGACGATGTTGGGCTCTCGACTAACTTCGTCGCTTTTTAAATCAATGACGCAAAATGAAATTAGTTATAACCCAGCAACTGGTTATAACTACAATTCTCCATACCAAACTAACCGCACTGGCGTTTTATTCGATATAGCATCTAACCTAGGAACCTCATGGAATATTGGAGCTGGTGGAAAGTATCAAAAATCATATTATGCCAACGGCCCATATTCGGGAAATGCAATTCCTATAGTTCCAGACACACTTCTCAACGCTAGAGCAAACTATATGATTACAAGCAATTGGACTCTGGGTGGAGTTGTAAACTACGTAAGCAATCAACACTACGATACTGGCCCAAGTTATTACAGCGCCTCTCCTGTAATGCCTTCATATGTTGTAGGAGATATTTTTACATCCTATAAATTTCAGGCTTTAGAAGCCCGTTTTACTATCAAGAATGTGGGTAACGCACAATACTCTACCTACGGAACTGCACCGAGTAATGTCTCAAGTAAGTACTCTTACTACCCTAGCGAACCTAGATCAATTTACGCAACATTAAAATACAGCTTTAATTAA
- a CDS encoding Crp/Fnr family transcriptional regulator gives MTALDKHPEKNLIRLQLSQNCVLNSLDAAAMAELERHLEISDLKKSEILLHQGDHQMEQYFVLDGILKRIVSSADAKEMILRFAIEKDIETSYAAWRLKTAAPYSIASVTKARVARMPLKKWAEFLEEHKSLKESFEFEVMRLMSEIMAHTITLHMLDAPGRVERFLRKYEDLFELLPKKELAAYLNLSPETLSRLKTKHKELFI, from the coding sequence ATGACCGCATTAGATAAGCACCCCGAAAAAAACCTGATTCGCCTTCAGTTGAGTCAAAACTGTGTACTCAATAGCTTAGATGCGGCTGCAATGGCGGAATTAGAGCGCCATTTAGAGATTTCAGATCTCAAAAAGTCCGAGATCTTGTTGCACCAGGGTGATCATCAGATGGAGCAGTACTTTGTGCTGGATGGAATCCTCAAGCGTATCGTTTCTAGCGCTGATGCCAAAGAGATGATCTTGCGTTTTGCCATTGAAAAAGACATTGAGACTAGCTATGCCGCTTGGCGCCTGAAGACCGCGGCCCCATATAGCATTGCCAGCGTTACCAAAGCCCGTGTGGCTCGCATGCCCCTCAAAAAATGGGCAGAGTTTCTGGAAGAGCACAAGTCGCTAAAGGAAAGCTTCGAGTTTGAAGTGATGCGCCTGATGAGTGAGATCATGGCTCATACGATTACTTTACATATGCTTGATGCACCAGGTCGGGTAGAGCGCTTTTTACGTAAGTACGAGGACCTCTTTGAGCTCCTCCCTAAGAAAGAGCTGGCTGCTTATTTAAACCTCTCCCCAGAGACCTTGAGCCGCCTCAAAACCAAGCATAAAGAGCTCTTCATTTAA
- the oxc gene encoding oxalyl-CoA decarboxylase, giving the protein MTTDNQNTQLTDGFHLVIDALKANDLNTIFGLVGIPITDLCRLAQAEGLRFIGFRHEQHAGNAAAIAGYMTQKPGICMTVSAPGFLNGLTALANATVNCFPMILISGSSEREIVDLQQGDYEEMDQLNAAKPYCKAAYRINHIEDIGIGFARAIRAAVSGRPGGVYLDLPAQLLSQTMPVEEAKKSIFKVIDPVPRQIPAADAVARALDVLKGAKRPLILLGKGAAYAQADKEIRDLIEKSGIPYLPMSMAKGLLPDNHPQSASAARSFVLAEADAVMLVGARLNWLLAHGKGKTWGKDPKKFIQIDIQANEVDSNVQIAAPLIGDIGSCVGELLKGISAVPKPSAEWIAAITEKKEKNTAKMAETLAKEANPMNFHGALRVIRDVIKKNPDVNLVNEGANTLDYCRAIVDMYKPRKRFDSGTWGIMGIGMGYAIGAAVTSGLPTVAVEGDSAFGFSGMELETVCRYKLPITTVVFNNNGVYRGTDQNPTGGADVAPTVFVKDARYDKMIEAFGGVGYYVTTPAELEAALTEAIAAGKPALINAVIDETAGTESGRLTNLNPSTAAAKK; this is encoded by the coding sequence ATGACAACAGATAATCAAAACACCCAGTTAACAGATGGCTTTCACCTCGTTATCGATGCCTTGAAAGCAAACGACCTAAATACTATTTTCGGTCTTGTTGGTATTCCAATTACTGACCTTTGCCGTTTGGCTCAGGCAGAAGGTTTGCGCTTCATTGGTTTCCGTCACGAGCAACACGCAGGTAATGCTGCAGCGATTGCTGGTTACATGACACAAAAGCCTGGTATTTGCATGACTGTTTCTGCGCCAGGTTTCTTGAATGGTTTGACTGCACTAGCAAACGCTACTGTGAACTGCTTCCCAATGATTTTGATTTCTGGTTCAAGCGAACGCGAGATCGTTGACTTGCAGCAGGGTGACTACGAAGAGATGGATCAGCTCAATGCTGCTAAGCCATACTGTAAAGCTGCTTATCGTATTAATCACATCGAAGATATCGGCATTGGTTTTGCTCGTGCGATTCGTGCAGCCGTTTCTGGTCGTCCAGGCGGTGTGTATTTGGACTTGCCAGCACAGTTGCTTTCTCAAACTATGCCTGTTGAAGAAGCTAAGAAGTCTATCTTCAAGGTAATCGATCCAGTTCCACGTCAAATCCCAGCTGCTGATGCAGTTGCTCGTGCATTAGATGTGCTCAAAGGTGCTAAGCGCCCATTGATTCTCTTGGGCAAAGGTGCTGCTTATGCACAAGCTGATAAAGAAATTCGTGATTTGATCGAAAAATCTGGCATTCCTTATTTACCAATGTCTATGGCAAAAGGTTTGTTGCCAGATAACCATCCACAGTCTGCTTCTGCAGCACGTTCATTCGTATTGGCCGAGGCTGATGCGGTGATGTTGGTTGGTGCTCGTTTGAACTGGTTGCTTGCGCACGGTAAAGGCAAGACATGGGGTAAAGATCCTAAGAAATTTATCCAAATCGATATTCAAGCAAACGAAGTCGATAGCAACGTGCAAATCGCTGCACCATTGATTGGTGATATCGGTTCATGCGTTGGTGAACTCTTGAAGGGTATTTCTGCTGTTCCAAAGCCAAGCGCTGAATGGATTGCTGCAATTACCGAGAAGAAAGAGAAGAACACAGCGAAGATGGCTGAGACATTGGCTAAAGAAGCTAATCCAATGAACTTCCACGGCGCATTACGCGTAATTCGTGATGTGATCAAGAAGAACCCAGATGTGAACTTGGTAAACGAAGGCGCTAATACTTTGGATTACTGCCGCGCTATCGTGGATATGTACAAGCCACGTAAGCGTTTTGACTCTGGTACTTGGGGCATTATGGGTATCGGTATGGGCTACGCTATCGGCGCAGCCGTTACCAGCGGCTTGCCAACAGTGGCAGTTGAGGGTGACAGCGCTTTCGGTTTCAGCGGTATGGAATTAGAAACTGTTTGCCGTTACAAGCTCCCAATCACAACCGTTGTGTTTAACAACAATGGTGTGTATCGCGGCACAGATCAAAACCCAACTGGTGGTGCGGATGTTGCGCCAACCGTGTTCGTTAAAGATGCGCGTTACGACAAGATGATTGAAGCATTTGGTGGTGTTGGCTACTATGTAACTACTCCAGCAGAATTAGAAGCAGCATTAACAGAAGCAATTGCTGCCGGTAAACCAGCTCTTATCAATGCTGTTATTGATGAGACCGCAGGTACTGAAAGTGGACGTTTAACAAACTTAAACCCATCTACAGCAGCTGCTAAGAAGTAA